A single window of Paenibacillus sp. SYP-B4298 DNA harbors:
- a CDS encoding helix-turn-helix domain-containing protein, with translation MLRLIIVDDELLMRIGLRSMIQWEEHGFEIAGEASNGKEALELAEKVAPDLIITDVRMPVMDGLELIRETGKVLPKCTYVILSNFDEFRYVKEAMQLGASDYLIKCEIKQDSLVQLLGRIRQQLSDRIQPQSGGQLPDADYRQSLAYLKEALFKEAISGLQSEQDIAAKAGPLNIRLRPEEMFMLKLKIEQFDELKKKYVEQDEKLLRFSIVNILEEVIPGRWSREIVVESSSEYLLLMNTSSKGADARSDIEKLCGKIIRSLKDFMNVQLTVGVSTIVRGYRYIKLAYQEATLALQQRFYAGAGRVLFFDEMERYPAQASRGLVLSRKQEQEYQLIIEGKSVQRLQTFLEDIRLELAQESEEDIRSIYVSLIEYANSYFTTTLRSRYLADDKSLYETILEEGTWDEIHQLVHRYIMGLFESEHKNGDQQTYANMAIRIMDRYYNADISLQSVAKQINVNPSYLSRIFKQETGTNFVNYLIGVRISKAKLLLENKQLKVYEIAEQVGYHNYSYFSRMFRKVVGVSPEEYRN, from the coding sequence GCGCCCGACCTGATTATTACCGATGTTCGGATGCCGGTGATGGATGGGCTGGAGCTGATCCGGGAGACCGGCAAGGTATTGCCGAAGTGCACTTATGTCATCTTGAGCAACTTCGATGAGTTTCGTTATGTGAAGGAGGCGATGCAGCTAGGCGCCTCCGATTATCTGATCAAGTGCGAGATCAAGCAGGACAGCCTCGTGCAGTTGCTGGGAAGAATCCGGCAGCAGCTCTCTGATCGCATCCAGCCGCAGTCTGGGGGGCAATTGCCAGATGCGGATTATCGGCAGAGTCTGGCCTACCTGAAGGAAGCGTTATTCAAGGAGGCGATCAGCGGCTTGCAATCCGAACAGGACATTGCGGCCAAGGCCGGGCCACTGAACATTCGTCTTCGTCCCGAGGAGATGTTCATGCTCAAGCTGAAAATTGAGCAATTCGATGAGCTGAAGAAAAAGTATGTGGAGCAGGACGAGAAGCTGCTGCGCTTCTCCATTGTTAACATTCTGGAGGAGGTCATCCCCGGCAGGTGGAGCCGTGAGATTGTGGTGGAGAGCTCATCGGAGTATCTGCTGCTGATGAATACGAGCAGCAAAGGCGCAGACGCCCGCTCGGATATTGAGAAGCTGTGCGGCAAGATCATTCGCTCGCTGAAGGATTTCATGAATGTGCAGCTTACGGTTGGGGTGAGCACGATTGTGCGCGGATACCGCTACATCAAGCTCGCCTACCAGGAGGCTACGCTTGCCCTGCAGCAGCGCTTCTACGCCGGAGCGGGGCGGGTGCTGTTCTTCGACGAGATGGAGCGGTATCCGGCCCAGGCGAGCCGTGGCCTGGTGCTCAGCCGCAAGCAGGAGCAGGAGTATCAACTGATCATCGAGGGCAAAAGCGTGCAGCGGCTGCAGACGTTCCTAGAAGACATCCGGCTTGAGCTTGCACAGGAGAGCGAGGAGGATATTCGCAGCATCTATGTATCCTTGATCGAGTACGCCAATTCCTACTTTACCACCACTCTGCGCTCGCGCTATCTTGCCGATGACAAGTCGTTGTACGAGACGATTCTGGAGGAAGGAACCTGGGATGAAATTCATCAGCTTGTACACCGTTACATAATGGGGCTGTTTGAAAGCGAGCATAAAAATGGCGACCAGCAGACGTATGCCAATATGGCGATCCGCATTATGGATCGGTACTATAACGCTGATATTTCATTGCAGAGCGTAGCCAAGCAGATTAATGTCAATCCATCGTATCTGAGCCGGATCTTCAAGCAAGAGACCGGAACGAACTTTGTCAATTATCTGATTGGTGTTCGAATCAGCAAGGCGAAGCTGCTGCTGGAGAACAAGCAGTTGAAGGTGTATGAGATAGCAGAACAGGTGGGCTACCATAATTACTCGTATTTCAGCCGAATGTTCAGGAAGGTCGTCGGTGTTAGCCCGGAGGAGTACCGCAATTAA